actgtactgtcacactgtactgccacactgtactaccacactgtactgtcacactgtactgccacactgtactaccacactgtactgccacactgtactgccacactgtactaccacactgtactgtcacactgtactgccacactgtactactacactgtactgccacactgtactgtcacactgtgctactacactgtactgtcacactgtactaccacactgtactgtcacactgtactgccacactgtactaccacactgtactgtcacactgtactaccacactgtactaccacactgtactgtcacactgtactgccacactgtactactacactgtactgccacactgtactaccacactgtactgtcacactgtactaccacactgtactaCTACACTGTACTGCCACACTGTACTGCCACACTGTACTGTCACACTGTACTGCCACACTGTACTACTACACTGTACTGTCACACTGTACTGTCACACTGTACTGTCACACTGTACTGCCACACTGTACTGCCACAGCATACTTGTTCCCCAGATGCTATGCATACAAGAACTCATTCTCATTTCTCatatatttaaaaattatgtcaatttttttacagagaaCTGCGTTCATGTGTCACACTTTTAAGATTTGTGATAAAATTATTAACACAGTAAACCTGTTATATGGTAATCAGCTCACATGATCCTTTTATTATTGTGTTTCAGAAAGTTGCTAAGAAAATTGAACTTCTTGAAGATTTCACTTACTACTTTGCCCTCTTCTTTGACAAGTATGATGAAGCCAGCAAATCTTGGCAAGGTTGTGACTTGTCTAAAATATTTACTAATTACGATATTGTATATCACAGCAATACGATACTGTCAACCATTTGAATCACCCTACGCCACTCTAAATTATTCTTTGGATGATGGCAAACAGTACAGGATTAGTATCCGAAAGGCGTAAGTGCACCACTAGGGTTGTGTCAATACAATAATGATATGATCTGTCAGATTCTGGAACAATCAGTACATTGACAATCTATTGACTGATCGGACTGCTAGAAATCTACTCTACGTAGAAGTGAGCATTAATATTGCTTGTGTAGTAAGGCTATTGTGTGTGTTAGGCTATAGCTTCATTGGATGGGCATAACTTGGAGGCTTCCCCACAAGTGAGAACTAGTCTGTCAACATTGCAGTCTAAAGGATCAAAGAAAGAGGTAAGGTGTACTACTACATCTACTACATCAAGACTTGATGTACTGTTACGTCAAGACTGGATGTACTGTTATGTCAAGACTTGATGTACTGTTATGTCAAGACTTGATGTACTACTACATCAAGACTTGATGTACTATTATGTCAAGACTTGAGGTACTACTACATCAAGACTTGATGTACTgctacatataattattaatgaCTGTTGtactagggtgactgctctgttagggtaTCTCGAGCTTGAATTTTATAGCAAGCTTTCTGCCAAGTGCATATAGTGCCGGACATCATGACTTTCCAAAAACGCTAAGTGCTATATCAATGATTATATTCCCCACCTGTACAAGTTTCATTGACATTGACCAAACCCACATGAAGTTACGGCATCACAAACATAGAACACAACTTTTGCAATTTATGATGTCCAGCAACTACTAGAACTGAACATTTactgtgactgctatattagggtgactgttctaatagagtatttcagTCTTGATCTATAAGTCACACACTATACAAACACCTTATAAGGTATACTGCAAGTAATGGTTTGCTGTCATGGACTATGGATCTTATTAAGCTTACTGGCTAATAGATGGTATCACTGAGGCTTCCTGTGTCTTCAAATTTACAGGGAAGATTACAGCGTTGTACGTTCATTTTATTGTTTGTGTTGATAGTGGATAATGTAGCTATGGGGCAGCTACGAGGCCCCTATGAAGTGGGGCCCAGGGCTAAATTCCCCAGTTGCCTCCCCTCCCCCCCACAAGTGTGTGTATCTATCTGTCTGTAGAGTATACTGTGTGGGTAGTGTGTCACTTTGTTATTATTGTGTTGGTCTAGTTCATGGAGTTGATGCGTACAGTCCCCCAATATGGATACATTCAGATCAACAACATAACCATCAGTCATCCTGAAGAAGGTTGTACCGGTTTCCTGAGGATTGGAGAGGACAATATGGTGGTCTACACTGAGAAAGCTACTAACACTTATCAAGTATACAAGTATAAAGTACAGAGGATCAAGTGCTGGAAAGTGTCAACACTTGTGAGTCTTCCTATAACTTGTACATTCTCAGCCATAttacctgttaatgtggaccaGATGTAAAACTGTGGTGTATATATAGGACATGACTGAAGAGCAACATTTGTACACCTTCTTAGCTTAGTAGTTTTGACAAAACTTGTTTGTGGTAGACTTAACTGTACTCCACTCTGACAATATGTTTTGCTCATGTGTTAGGATGATCTGTCAGTTCAACTATCCTTTAATTACTTGCTGTCCAAGGACTCGTTGGACTGGATATACATCACAGGTCCACACACCATCTACTTGTCCATGTTACTGCAGTCCGTCGTATCGGAATTGATTATGAATATGAAGCAGGGAAGAATCAAAAAGGTGTGTAACCCCCATCATGTTAAGAGTTATACACACAGTAACCTGTCATGTTAAGGGTTATACACACAGTAACCCGTCATGTTAAGAGTTGTACACACAGTAACCTATCATGTTAAGAGTTGTACACACAGTAACCCGTCATGTTAAGAGTTATACACACAGTAACCCGTCATGTTAAAGGTTATACACACAGTAACCCGTCATGTTAAGAGTTGTACACATAGTAACCCATCATGTTAAGAGTTATACACACAGTAACCCATCATGTTAAGAGTTATACACACAGTAACCCATCATGTTAAGAGTTATACACATAGTAACCCATCATGTTAAGAGTTATACACACAGTAACCCCGTCATGTTAAGAGTTATACACACATCATGTTATACTCACATCTAGCCCGGTGATGAACGCAGAGATCACAGATCATGGGATATTCCTCCTGTGAAACATGTCCACAAGTATCCTAAGACATTGTTAGTTGGGGAGGAACGCCAAAGGGAACCTCAAGCTTCCAATCACTTAAGTAAGTTGCCACACGTGTGACTGTTTGGTCATTATTAGCTTCTCATCCCCACTCATGTGTTATTTTCCTTACTATCATTAATTTGCTACCATAACTGTATTCTTCACTATTAATAACTCTTGCTGTTACTATTAATAACTCTTGCTGTTAAGTTAGTAACAGTGTTACAGCAAGCAATCTACTTATTGTGATATTTTATTACCGTTGTCGATGAGAAACTAATTTCCTACAACTTTCTGTAAATGATTTTTACTTGGTTTACTTACAGCAAACGGCACCACAAATGGTGGCACATCACCCGCAGCAGTAGCAGCGTCATCTTCTACAAGGACATTATCCACTGATAGTGACAACACTGATCATACTCAACCAACTACCACCAAACTACTAGTAAGGACAATGAACTGGTTGTCATGAGCCCTCGTTGTTCCATTACAACTTCTGTTGCTCT
The Dysidea avara chromosome 7, odDysAvar1.4, whole genome shotgun sequence genome window above contains:
- the LOC136261572 gene encoding sorting nexin-17-like codes for the protein MFIAIHRVTDAQDDKGIYKVYDVYVDGTFHCSVRYSQLLILQEELKKNFDTTKLPSFPGKKLLGLSQVAQEERRYALEKYLQQASQDSLIGKSGLLQSYLLQCQQATWSLRNDTVDLEVFLMNDKSTTVKVKVTDCSDDVLEKVAKKIELLEDFTYYFALFFDKYDEASKSWQAIRYCQPFESPYATLNYSLDDGKQYRISIRKAFWNNQYIDNLLTDRTARNLLYVEAIASLDGHNLEASPQVRTSLSTLQSKGSKKEFMELMRTVPQYGYIQINNITISHPEEGCTGFLRIGEDNMVVYTEKATNTYQVYKYKVQRIKCWKVSTLDDLSVQLSFNYLLSKDSLDWIYITGPHTIYLSMLLQSVVSELIMNMKQGRIKKPGDERRDHRSWDIPPVKHVHKYPKTLLVGEERQREPQASNHLTNGTTNGGTSPAAVAASSSTRTLSTDSDNTDHTQPTTTKLLDEDDDTFRTDKVTTQNGGVTRQPSVTSSHDTATGRGSSSTRAGGMARESSSVGGEARESRLSTSSARGSTSSGSKVSEVKKKKRKSVKDDDDDAGIENEVFSTISEEDL